The Pirellulimonas nuda genome includes a region encoding these proteins:
- a CDS encoding M20/M25/M40 family metallo-hydrolase, with amino-acid sequence MSHVSNPLDEAAAEALLVRFLAVDGVTGHEAAIAAEVSDALVAAGVAKSAIKFDDAHSRIPLPTETGNLIATLPGTRPGPRLLFSTHLDTVPLCAGAKPKREGDRIVNATVGAALGGDNRTGCAVLVAMVETLLKHNLPHPPITLLFTVREESGLHGARELNPADLDGAVMGCNVDARVPADLVIGAVGQVNWQVEIKGKAAHAGVAPEKGISSTLVAAIGLTQTHREGWFGKVQKPRGNGTSNPGVFEGKPGQAAGDATNVVTDFVHIVGEARSFDEAFAAEIASAYEAAFRKASEEVTDSAGDQAEVAFTAKPSYPPFRLEEDSPAVQRAKRAAVSLGMSPTTQHSNGGLDANWLVRHGVPTVTVGAGQYEIHTVHEYVNLPEFFDGCRLAIAFATIED; translated from the coding sequence ATGAGCCACGTATCCAACCCGCTTGATGAAGCCGCTGCCGAGGCGCTGTTGGTGCGTTTCCTGGCGGTTGATGGCGTCACAGGCCACGAAGCCGCGATCGCCGCGGAGGTGTCCGACGCGCTGGTCGCAGCGGGCGTTGCGAAATCCGCAATCAAGTTCGATGACGCCCACTCCCGCATCCCCCTGCCGACTGAAACCGGCAACCTGATCGCCACCCTCCCCGGCACGCGGCCCGGCCCCCGGCTGTTGTTCTCGACGCACCTCGACACGGTTCCGCTGTGCGCCGGGGCCAAGCCGAAGCGCGAAGGAGACCGCATCGTCAACGCCACGGTGGGCGCCGCGTTGGGGGGCGACAACCGCACAGGCTGCGCAGTGCTGGTAGCGATGGTTGAGACTCTCCTGAAGCACAACCTGCCCCATCCGCCGATCACGCTGTTGTTCACCGTCCGCGAGGAAAGCGGCCTGCACGGCGCCCGCGAGCTGAACCCGGCCGACCTGGATGGGGCCGTGATGGGTTGCAACGTCGACGCCCGGGTTCCTGCCGACCTGGTGATCGGCGCGGTTGGGCAGGTGAACTGGCAGGTCGAGATCAAGGGCAAGGCCGCCCACGCCGGCGTGGCGCCGGAGAAAGGGATCTCCTCGACGCTGGTCGCCGCGATCGGTCTGACCCAGACCCATCGGGAAGGATGGTTCGGCAAGGTGCAGAAGCCCCGCGGCAACGGCACCAGCAACCCCGGGGTGTTCGAGGGAAAGCCGGGCCAGGCCGCGGGCGACGCGACCAACGTCGTCACCGACTTCGTGCACATCGTCGGCGAAGCCCGCAGCTTCGACGAGGCCTTCGCAGCCGAGATCGCTTCCGCGTACGAGGCCGCGTTCCGCAAGGCGAGCGAAGAAGTCACGGACTCCGCGGGCGACCAAGCCGAAGTCGCGTTCACAGCCAAACCCTCCTACCCGCCGTTCCGCCTCGAAGAAGATTCGCCGGCGGTACAGCGCGCCAAGCGCGCGGCGGTGTCGCTGGGCATGTCGCCCACCACGCAGCACTCCAACGGGGGCCTCGACGCCAACTGGCTCGTCCGGCACGGCGTGCCGACCGTGACGGTCGGCGCCGGTCAGTACGAGATCCATACCGTGCACGAGTACGTCAACCTCCCCGAGTTCTTCGACGGATGCCGGCTGGCGATCGCGTTCGCCACGATCGAAGACTAA
- the glsA gene encoding glutaminase A gives MSTTTLTGAPEPAPYVSTGHLPADESIQSLVAEAYKQFTPNAEGHNSQVYPALARVPSDLFGICLVGTSGNTYEIGDSQHEFTIMSVSKPFVMALVSEALSPAEVREKIGVNATGRAFNSLEGIERGDDGRTNPMVNAGAIATTSLVPGKTLEDKWRFIHEGLSRFAGRELPLCEEVYQSASETNFRNQSISRMLQSFGRIYMDPAEATDLYTKQCALNVTAKDLATMSATLADGGVNPTTKQRVVDAGVCHYALAVMATAGLYETSGDWLYEIGLPGKSGIGGGIATVSPGKGGLATFAPPLDRAGNSVKGQLATRYLSQGLGMDLFVSQPEA, from the coding sequence ATGTCCACAACCACGCTCACCGGCGCGCCCGAACCGGCGCCCTACGTTTCGACCGGCCATCTGCCGGCCGACGAATCTATCCAGTCGCTGGTTGCCGAGGCGTACAAACAATTCACGCCGAACGCCGAGGGTCACAACTCACAGGTCTACCCGGCGCTGGCGCGCGTGCCATCCGACCTATTCGGCATCTGCCTGGTGGGGACCTCGGGCAACACGTACGAGATCGGGGACTCGCAGCACGAGTTCACCATCATGAGCGTCTCGAAGCCGTTCGTGATGGCGCTAGTGAGCGAGGCGCTCAGCCCCGCCGAGGTGCGGGAGAAGATCGGCGTGAACGCCACCGGGCGGGCCTTCAACTCGCTCGAGGGGATCGAGCGGGGCGACGACGGCCGCACCAACCCGATGGTCAACGCCGGCGCCATCGCCACCACCAGCCTCGTGCCGGGCAAAACACTGGAAGACAAGTGGCGGTTCATCCACGAGGGGCTCTCCCGCTTCGCCGGGAGGGAGCTGCCGCTGTGCGAGGAGGTGTACCAGTCGGCCAGCGAGACCAACTTTCGTAACCAGTCCATCTCCCGCATGCTGCAGAGCTTCGGCCGAATCTACATGGACCCGGCCGAGGCGACCGACCTGTACACCAAGCAGTGCGCCCTGAACGTCACCGCCAAGGACCTAGCAACGATGAGCGCCACGCTTGCCGATGGCGGCGTGAACCCGACCACGAAACAGCGCGTCGTCGACGCAGGGGTCTGCCACTACGCGTTGGCGGTGATGGCGACCGCCGGGCTTTACGAGACCTCCGGCGATTGGCTGTACGAGATCGGCCTCCCCGGCAAGAGCGGCATCGGCGGGGGAATCGCCACGGTGTCTCCCGGAAAAGGAGGCCTCGCCACGTTCGCGCCGCCGCTCGACAGAGCGGGCAACAGCGTGAAGGGCCAACTGGCCACCAGGTACCTGTCCCAGGGGCTTGGCATGGACCTGTTCGTTTCTCAGCCCGAAGCATAA
- a CDS encoding MFS transporter, translating to MSQTKTPVIDQEARASWLPMIVIAMGQMLMSFNVAAIPVSMGGMVESFQTPPTTIGTAVVLYSLGVSGFIMLGAKLSQRFGSKIFFQMAVALFLVAMITIVASPTAEIMLAAQGLAGLAGAALVPTLVVLIADHYRGKQQAEAVGWLGSARAIAGVLAFVIVGSVATWLSWRYAFGLLIVHSAVLLLLSFKLKPSQANPAVGIDLFGVLLSACAVIMITFGFNNLRNWGVLLAGSGAPFDVAGASPAPVMIVVGVVLLAGFFGWSHGRAKRGKTPLLALDVVDSPLEWGTVAALFCIVGIEGAVNFSVPLYIQIVQGQTSLATSMAMMPFMLTVFFTAILIVRLYKRFSPRQIATGAFLLVAVGTAWLAFVIRNDWSVPPVIAGLVLVGLGQGALVTLLFNVLVTASPKELASDVGSLRGVTQNLAAAVGTSLVGAMLVGLLTTVIVGSLNDNPVLTAELKDQANLTNLNFLSDTQLEERLNGFAATGEQLREALRINQEARTRALKTGFLVLSGIALLALVPCRWLPAYRPHEIPSGPAPRRPKRRK from the coding sequence ATGAGCCAAACAAAGACGCCCGTTATCGACCAGGAAGCGCGCGCCTCGTGGCTGCCGATGATCGTCATCGCCATGGGGCAGATGCTGATGTCGTTCAACGTGGCGGCCATCCCGGTGTCGATGGGGGGGATGGTGGAGAGCTTCCAGACCCCGCCCACCACCATCGGCACCGCGGTGGTGCTGTACTCATTGGGCGTCTCGGGCTTCATCATGCTGGGCGCCAAGCTGAGCCAGCGGTTCGGGTCGAAGATCTTCTTCCAGATGGCGGTGGCGCTGTTCCTGGTGGCGATGATCACCATCGTCGCCAGCCCCACCGCAGAGATAATGCTCGCGGCACAAGGGCTCGCGGGGCTGGCCGGCGCCGCGTTGGTGCCGACGCTGGTCGTGCTGATCGCAGACCACTACCGGGGCAAACAGCAGGCCGAAGCGGTCGGCTGGCTGGGCTCGGCCCGCGCCATCGCGGGGGTGCTGGCCTTCGTGATCGTAGGTTCCGTGGCGACGTGGCTGAGTTGGCGGTACGCGTTTGGGCTGCTGATCGTCCACTCCGCGGTCCTGCTGCTGCTGAGTTTTAAGCTCAAACCTTCCCAAGCGAACCCGGCCGTCGGCATCGATCTGTTTGGTGTGCTGCTCTCTGCGTGTGCGGTCATCATGATCACGTTCGGCTTCAACAATCTGAGGAACTGGGGCGTCTTGCTGGCCGGGTCCGGGGCGCCGTTTGATGTCGCCGGGGCCTCGCCCGCCCCTGTGATGATCGTCGTGGGCGTGGTGCTGCTGGCCGGATTCTTCGGGTGGTCGCACGGCCGAGCCAAGCGAGGGAAGACGCCGCTGTTGGCGCTCGACGTGGTCGATTCTCCGCTGGAGTGGGGGACCGTCGCGGCGCTATTTTGCATCGTCGGCATCGAGGGCGCCGTCAACTTCTCGGTGCCGCTGTACATCCAGATCGTGCAGGGGCAGACCAGCCTGGCGACGTCGATGGCCATGATGCCTTTCATGCTCACGGTGTTTTTCACCGCGATCTTGATCGTGCGGCTCTACAAGCGTTTCTCTCCTCGCCAAATCGCCACGGGGGCGTTCCTGCTGGTGGCGGTCGGCACCGCGTGGCTGGCGTTCGTGATCCGCAACGACTGGAGCGTCCCGCCGGTGATCGCCGGGCTGGTGCTGGTGGGGCTGGGCCAGGGGGCGCTGGTGACGCTGCTGTTCAACGTGCTGGTCACCGCATCGCCCAAAGAGCTCGCCAGCGACGTCGGCTCGCTCCGCGGCGTCACCCAGAACCTGGCCGCGGCGGTCGGCACCTCGCTGGTCGGCGCGATGCTGGTCGGGCTGCTGACCACCGTGATCGTGGGCAGCCTGAACGACAATCCTGTGCTGACGGCAGAACTCAAGGACCAGGCGAACCTGACCAACCTGAACTTCCTGAGCGACACGCAGCTCGAAGAACGGCTCAACGGATTCGCGGCCACCGGGGAGCAGCTCCGCGAGGCCCTCCGCATCAACCAAGAGGCCCGCACCCGGGCCCTCAAGACCGGATTTCTGGTGCTCTCGGGCATCGCGCTCTTGGCGCTCGTCCCCTGCCGGTGGCTCCCCGCCTACCGGCCGCACGAGATCCCGAGCGGGCCGGCGCCGCGCAGGCCCAAACGGCGCAAGTAG
- a CDS encoding SLC13 family permease — MNDQLAVVLGLLSVAIVMFAINKPRMDAVALIMLTALPFTGVLSMSEALAGFSDSNIVLIAALFVIGDGLVRTGVAQSLGDWLLARAGSSSVMLLMLLMVVVAALGATMSSTAVTAIFVPVGLRIAQNTGAAPSKLMMPISFAALISGMMTLIATAPNLVVNSELVRHGLDGFHFFSFTPFGLVILVLGMVYMLFAQRWLPAGDGARSGQGGRPSLTEWIKEYDLSAREHRLRIGEGSSLVGLTVAEARLRDTSGASLVAIERAKKLLQPHANTELRVGDVLFVDLFAPNANVSAFRQEFTLEPLPITGGYFSDQLQEIGMAEVVVPASSTLVGDTLVGADFRHRYGLIVIGLKRGTESLSRGLENQQLHAGDTLLLTGPWSTIRDLQSNRRDFVVFNLPAEQDEVLPVSGRAGLAVACLLLVVGLMISGVVPNVQAALMGCLLMGALGCVDLNTAYRAIDWKTIVLIVGMLPFSLALDRTGGVELAADGLMYLVGDAGIYLVLGTLFALTAVLGMFISNTATAVLMAPVAIALAKDLGFSPYPFAMIVALAASSAFMTPVSSPVNTLVVGPGNYTFGDFVKIGVPFTLIVLVTSIFLVPVLLPLSP, encoded by the coding sequence ATGAACGACCAACTTGCTGTAGTCCTCGGCCTGCTGTCTGTCGCGATCGTGATGTTTGCGATCAACAAGCCCCGCATGGACGCGGTGGCGCTCATCATGCTCACGGCGCTGCCGTTCACGGGGGTGCTGTCGATGAGCGAAGCCCTGGCGGGCTTCAGCGACTCGAACATCGTGCTGATCGCCGCCCTGTTTGTGATCGGCGACGGGTTGGTGCGCACCGGGGTCGCCCAGTCCCTGGGTGACTGGCTGCTCGCGCGAGCGGGCAGCAGCAGCGTGATGCTGCTGATGCTGCTGATGGTGGTGGTGGCGGCGCTGGGGGCGACGATGAGCTCGACCGCCGTGACCGCGATCTTTGTGCCCGTAGGGCTGCGGATCGCCCAGAACACCGGCGCGGCGCCCAGCAAGCTGATGATGCCCATCAGCTTTGCGGCGCTCATCAGCGGCATGATGACGCTGATCGCCACGGCGCCCAACCTGGTGGTGAACAGCGAGCTGGTCCGCCACGGTCTCGACGGGTTCCACTTCTTCAGCTTCACGCCGTTCGGCCTGGTGATCTTGGTGCTGGGGATGGTCTACATGCTGTTTGCCCAACGCTGGCTCCCCGCGGGCGACGGCGCCCGCTCGGGGCAGGGGGGGCGGCCGAGCCTGACCGAGTGGATCAAGGAGTACGACCTTTCCGCCCGCGAGCACCGCCTGCGCATCGGCGAGGGGTCGAGCCTCGTGGGGCTCACCGTGGCCGAGGCCCGGCTCCGCGATACGTCGGGCGCCAGCCTGGTGGCGATCGAGCGCGCGAAGAAGCTGCTGCAGCCGCACGCCAACACCGAGCTGCGGGTCGGCGACGTGCTGTTTGTCGACCTTTTCGCGCCCAACGCAAACGTGTCGGCCTTCCGCCAAGAGTTTACGCTGGAGCCGCTCCCCATCACCGGAGGGTACTTCAGCGACCAACTGCAAGAGATCGGCATGGCCGAAGTGGTGGTGCCGGCCTCGTCGACGCTGGTGGGCGACACGCTGGTCGGCGCCGACTTCCGGCACCGCTACGGGCTGATCGTGATCGGCTTGAAGCGCGGCACGGAGTCGCTCAGCCGGGGGCTCGAGAACCAGCAGCTCCACGCCGGCGACACGCTGCTGCTGACCGGGCCGTGGTCGACCATCCGCGACCTGCAGTCCAACCGCCGCGATTTCGTGGTGTTCAATCTGCCAGCCGAACAAGACGAAGTACTGCCTGTTTCCGGGCGTGCGGGGCTGGCGGTCGCCTGCTTGTTGCTGGTGGTCGGACTGATGATTAGCGGCGTGGTGCCCAACGTGCAGGCCGCGCTGATGGGCTGCCTGCTGATGGGCGCCCTTGGCTGCGTCGACCTGAACACCGCCTACCGCGCGATCGACTGGAAGACAATCGTCCTGATCGTGGGCATGCTCCCCTTCTCGCTGGCGCTCGACCGCACCGGTGGGGTCGAGCTAGCGGCCGACGGGCTGATGTACCTCGTCGGCGACGCGGGCATTTACCTCGTGCTGGGCACGCTCTTTGCGCTGACGGCCGTCCTAGGGATGTTCATCTCCAACACCGCCACCGCGGTGCTGATGGCGCCGGTGGCCATTGCGCTGGCGAAGGACCTTGGATTTTCTCCCTACCCGTTCGCCATGATCGTGGCCCTGGCGGCTTCGTCCGCGTTTATGACGCCGGTTTCTTCGCCGGTGAACACGCTGGTGGTCGGGCCGGGCAACTATACGTTCGGCGACTTCGTGAAGATCGGCGTTCCGTTCACTCTGATCGTGCTCGTCACCAGCATCTTCCTGGTTCCAGTCCTACTCCCGCTTTCGCCGTAG
- a CDS encoding DUF502 domain-containing protein, which produces MSGPVERLSFLQRLTRTCVTGMLGILPLALTAAVLLWVVVFLHDLVGPASNFGRMLQSAGMNLSACETTAYAIGLLGAVLLVYCVGLVVEHGPGRRLQAAVDGALQRVPVVNTVYDASKNLTSMFDRRQDSLEGMTPVMCYFGDDHTAGTPALMPTQKLVHMNGADYRVVIIPSAPVPFGGALLCVKAEWVKPAACSIDELLGIYMSMGMSAPAHLNEHAPA; this is translated from the coding sequence ATGTCCGGCCCGGTAGAACGTTTGAGCTTCTTGCAGCGGCTGACGCGCACCTGCGTGACAGGGATGCTGGGGATCTTGCCGCTGGCGCTCACCGCCGCCGTGCTGCTGTGGGTGGTGGTGTTCCTGCACGACCTAGTGGGTCCCGCCAGCAACTTCGGCAGGATGCTGCAATCGGCCGGCATGAACCTCTCCGCGTGTGAAACCACCGCCTACGCGATCGGCCTACTAGGGGCCGTGCTGCTGGTGTACTGCGTGGGGCTGGTGGTCGAGCACGGCCCCGGCAGGAGGCTGCAGGCCGCGGTGGACGGCGCCTTGCAGCGCGTGCCGGTGGTGAACACCGTATACGACGCCTCGAAGAACCTCACCAGCATGTTCGACCGCCGGCAGGACTCCCTCGAAGGGATGACCCCGGTGATGTGCTACTTCGGAGACGACCACACCGCGGGCACCCCCGCGTTGATGCCCACCCAGAAGCTGGTCCACATGAACGGCGCCGACTACCGCGTGGTGATCATCCCGTCGGCGCCGGTCCCCTTCGGCGGCGCGCTGCTGTGCGTCAAGGCCGAGTGGGTCAAGCCGGCCGCTTGCAGCATTGACGAGCTGCTAGGGATCTACATGTCGATGGGCATGAGCGCCCCCGCCCATCTAAACGAACACGCGCCAGCTTAG
- a CDS encoding AbgT family transporter, with amino-acid sequence MVAESNPASQSITQRVLDLVERVGNKVPHPVLIFLILIAIVLVVAHVLYLAGVSVSYQVINPETHELETATTAARTLLSASGVRDMYTGLVPNLMGFSAIGLLVVAMVGVGVAEEAGLINTLIRTLVAVSPGWALTYILALVGILSSIAADAGYVVLIPLAGAAYLSLGRHPLAGIALGFAAVAGAFNVNMLIKPLDAVLTEITNDAIHMVDPTRSIDLTAGLWFSIASVPFLTVVIALITDRLISPRLGKYEGAAAEESEGASLGAKEWRGLRYAALGLLGVLVVFGLLSLPEGAPLRNPETGALIGNSPFMNGLIVPIMFVFLVSGAAYGWGAGTIKSSADVIGAMTKAVSGLGGTILLFLVISQFIAYFNYSNIPTIMAVEMADTLTRASIGPIWLLLGFIVVVTALNLVFTPAIAKWAIFAPVFVPLLVTLGVDPAAVLSAYRVGDSPTNSITPLNAYFALVVGFAQRYDKNAGIGTIVALLLPYAIGMSVLWTALFAAWYLLGLPWGF; translated from the coding sequence ATGGTCGCCGAATCAAACCCTGCCTCCCAGTCGATCACGCAGCGAGTGCTCGACCTCGTGGAGCGTGTCGGGAACAAGGTGCCCCACCCGGTTCTGATCTTCCTGATCCTGATCGCGATCGTGCTGGTGGTCGCCCACGTGCTGTACCTGGCGGGGGTCTCGGTCAGCTACCAGGTGATCAACCCAGAAACCCACGAGCTAGAGACCGCCACGACCGCGGCCAGGACCCTGCTGTCGGCGAGCGGGGTCCGCGATATGTACACGGGGCTAGTGCCGAACCTGATGGGGTTCTCTGCCATCGGGCTGCTGGTGGTGGCGATGGTGGGGGTCGGCGTCGCGGAGGAGGCGGGGCTGATCAACACGCTGATCCGCACGCTGGTGGCCGTGTCGCCGGGGTGGGCGCTTACGTACATCCTGGCGCTGGTGGGCATCCTGTCGAGCATCGCGGCGGACGCCGGCTACGTCGTGCTGATCCCCCTGGCGGGCGCCGCCTACCTGAGCCTGGGGCGGCACCCCCTGGCCGGCATTGCGCTGGGGTTCGCCGCGGTGGCGGGCGCCTTTAACGTGAACATGCTTATCAAGCCGCTCGACGCGGTGCTGACCGAGATCACCAACGACGCGATCCACATGGTCGACCCCACACGATCGATCGACCTCACCGCCGGGCTGTGGTTCTCGATCGCCTCGGTGCCGTTCTTGACCGTCGTGATCGCCCTGATTACCGACCGCCTCATCTCGCCCCGCCTCGGGAAGTACGAAGGCGCAGCGGCGGAAGAGAGCGAGGGGGCATCGCTTGGCGCCAAGGAGTGGCGGGGGCTGCGCTACGCCGCTCTGGGGCTGCTGGGGGTGCTGGTTGTTTTCGGGCTGTTGTCGCTTCCCGAAGGGGCGCCGCTGCGCAACCCGGAAACAGGGGCGCTGATCGGCAACTCGCCGTTCATGAACGGGCTGATCGTGCCGATCATGTTCGTGTTCCTGGTGAGCGGCGCCGCGTACGGGTGGGGCGCGGGGACGATCAAGTCGTCTGCCGACGTCATTGGCGCGATGACCAAGGCGGTTTCTGGATTGGGGGGCACCATCCTGCTGTTCCTTGTCATCAGCCAGTTCATCGCCTACTTCAACTACAGCAACATCCCCACCATCATGGCGGTAGAAATGGCCGACACGCTCACCCGCGCCTCCATCGGCCCGATCTGGCTGCTGCTGGGGTTCATCGTGGTGGTCACGGCGCTCAACCTGGTGTTCACGCCGGCGATCGCCAAGTGGGCCATCTTTGCCCCGGTGTTCGTGCCGCTGCTGGTGACCCTGGGGGTCGACCCCGCGGCCGTGCTGTCCGCGTACCGGGTCGGCGATTCCCCAACGAACTCCATCACCCCGCTGAACGCGTACTTTGCGCTCGTGGTGGGCTTCGCCCAGAGGTACGACAAGAACGCCGGCATCGGCACCATCGTCGCGCTGCTGCTTCCCTACGCGATTGGGATGTCCGTCCTGTGGACCGCGCTGTTCGCCGCCTGGTACCTGCTGGGGCTCCCTTGGGGCTTCTAG